The following coding sequences lie in one Lentisphaerota bacterium genomic window:
- a CDS encoding CopG family transcriptional regulator — translation MKSKTTYTDEPMGKVRVVTDFLPSPEQLAFREENVKVTISLSRTSLDFFKKQAGLHKTAYQKMIRSLLNAYAVQHMK, via the coding sequence ATGAAGAGCAAAACCACTTACACGGATGAGCCCATGGGCAAGGTTCGAGTGGTGACGGACTTTCTCCCGTCACCGGAGCAACTCGCCTTTAGAGAAGAAAACGTCAAGGTCACGATTTCGTTGAGCCGGACCAGCCTCGATTTCTTCAAGAAACAGGCGGGCTTACACAAAACCGCTTACCAGAAGATGATTCGGAGTCTGTTGAATGCCTATGCGGTTCAACACATGAAATAG
- a CDS encoding BrnT family toxin, giving the protein MDKTLFEWDAAKNGQNRQKHGVNFAIAQYAFADPHRVILADEEHSVDEARYYCVGRVGDGVLTVRFTYRNNVIRIFGAGYWRKGKRLYEEQNHLHG; this is encoded by the coding sequence ATGGACAAGACACTGTTCGAATGGGATGCTGCCAAAAACGGGCAGAATCGGCAAAAGCACGGTGTGAATTTCGCCATCGCTCAGTATGCCTTTGCCGATCCCCATCGTGTGATCTTGGCCGATGAGGAGCACAGCGTCGATGAGGCTCGATACTACTGTGTCGGACGTGTCGGCGACGGCGTTCTGACCGTGCGTTTTACGTACAGAAACAACGTCATCCGAATTTTCGGTGCCGGATACTGGCGGAAAGGAAAGAGACTTTATGAAGAGCAAAACCACTTACACGGATGA
- a CDS encoding sugar kinase — protein sequence MAALTIKPAGSCRFDELSLGEVMLRLDPGEMRIRTARAFTAWEGGGEYNVARGLRKCFGLRTAIVTAFPENDIGRLVEDFILQGGVDVSLIRWLPFDGIGRNSRVGLNFTERGYGIRGALGIPDRGHTAAAQIKPGDIDWEHIFGVLGVRWFHTGGIYAALSATTPLVIEEAMAAARRHGTVVSYDLNYRPSLWKSFGGLAQCQAVNRRLAQYVDVMIGNEEDYTACLGVAVEGLDEHLSSLDISSFKRMIEKTVAQFPNFKACATTLRTVTSASVNDWGAVCWHDGAFFEAPHMKDLWVLDRVGGGDSFASGLIYGFLTCLDADKAVRYGAAHGALAMTTPGDTSMASLTEVEKLMGGGSARVVR from the coding sequence ATGGCCGCTCTGACGATCAAACCCGCCGGTTCCTGCCGCTTTGACGAACTCTCGCTGGGCGAGGTGATGCTGCGCCTCGATCCGGGCGAGATGCGCATCCGGACTGCTCGCGCCTTCACCGCCTGGGAGGGCGGCGGCGAGTACAACGTCGCCCGCGGCCTGCGTAAATGCTTCGGCCTGCGGACGGCGATTGTAACCGCGTTTCCAGAGAATGACATCGGCCGCCTGGTCGAGGATTTCATCCTGCAGGGCGGGGTAGATGTCTCGCTCATCCGGTGGCTGCCGTTCGACGGCATCGGCCGTAATTCCCGCGTCGGCCTCAATTTCACGGAGCGCGGCTACGGAATCCGCGGCGCGCTCGGCATCCCCGACCGCGGCCACACCGCCGCCGCGCAGATCAAACCGGGCGACATCGACTGGGAGCACATCTTCGGCGTGCTGGGCGTCCGCTGGTTCCATACCGGCGGTATTTACGCAGCCCTCTCGGCGACCACGCCGTTGGTGATTGAGGAGGCTATGGCCGCCGCGCGCAGGCACGGCACCGTTGTCTCCTACGACCTCAACTACCGCCCCTCGCTCTGGAAATCATTCGGCGGACTGGCCCAATGCCAGGCGGTCAACCGCCGTCTCGCCCAGTATGTGGACGTCATGATCGGAAACGAGGAGGACTACACCGCCTGCCTCGGCGTCGCCGTCGAGGGCTTGGACGAGCACCTCTCCTCGCTCGATATCTCCTCATTCAAGCGAATGATCGAGAAGACAGTCGCCCAATTCCCCAATTTCAAGGCATGCGCCACCACCCTGCGCACGGTCACATCGGCCTCGGTCAACGACTGGGGCGCGGTCTGCTGGCACGACGGTGCCTTCTTCGAGGCCCCGCACATGAAGGATCTCTGGGTGCTCGACCGCGTCGGCGGCGGCGACAGCTTCGCCTCCGGCCTGATCTACGGATTCCTGACGTGCCTCGATGCCGACAAGGCCGTCCGCTACGGCGCGGCCCACGGCGCGCTCGCCATGACCACACCGGGCGACACCTCAATGGCATCCTTAACCGAAGTCGAGAAACTCATGGGCGGCGGCTCCGCCCGTGTCGTCCGCTGA
- a CDS encoding dihydroorotate dehydrogenase-like protein, giving the protein MNLKTSYLGLELKNPLIVSSCPLTSSVTGAVAIETAGAAAIVVRSIFEEQIRAETAQMDEALADYGTGAALDYLRADLGMRLGPETYIDGLRAIRKAVTIPVIASINCISPDQWVTFARKIETAGADALELNVYDIPQSPDETSDAVESRHLALVQAIRAEIKLPVTIKLSPYYTHALAFTRKLDRLGVNGLVLFNRFLQPDIDIATERLRFEVNFSREQDLRLPLRWVAILRDHLRCDIAISGGVHTSDGLAKGLLVGANVAYCCSALYHNPDTRAVVGGMLDGLTVWMRSHGYADLAAFRGTLRERVLGDGEGFERAHYVKVLSSSHE; this is encoded by the coding sequence ATGAACCTCAAAACGTCTTACCTCGGCCTCGAACTCAAAAATCCGCTGATTGTTAGCAGTTGCCCCCTGACCAGTTCCGTCACGGGCGCGGTGGCCATCGAGACGGCGGGCGCGGCGGCAATTGTGGTGCGCTCGATCTTCGAGGAGCAGATCCGCGCCGAGACGGCGCAGATGGACGAGGCCCTCGCCGACTACGGCACGGGCGCCGCCCTCGATTACCTCCGCGCGGACCTTGGCATGCGCCTCGGGCCCGAGACGTACATCGATGGCCTCCGGGCCATCCGAAAAGCCGTCACCATCCCGGTCATCGCCTCGATCAACTGCATCTCGCCCGACCAATGGGTCACTTTTGCCCGCAAGATCGAAACGGCCGGAGCCGACGCCCTGGAATTGAACGTGTACGATATTCCGCAGAGCCCGGACGAGACCTCCGATGCGGTGGAATCGCGCCACCTCGCCCTCGTTCAGGCGATCCGGGCCGAGATCAAGCTCCCCGTCACCATCAAGCTCTCGCCTTATTACACCCATGCACTCGCCTTCACGCGCAAACTCGATCGGCTTGGCGTCAACGGCCTGGTGCTCTTCAACCGGTTCCTCCAGCCCGATATTGACATCGCGACCGAGCGCCTGCGTTTCGAGGTGAACTTCTCGCGCGAGCAGGACCTGCGCCTGCCCCTGCGCTGGGTCGCGATCCTTCGCGACCACCTGCGGTGCGACATCGCCATCAGCGGCGGCGTGCATACCAGCGATGGCCTCGCCAAGGGGTTGCTGGTGGGTGCCAACGTCGCCTATTGCTGTTCCGCGCTGTATCACAACCCCGACACCCGAGCCGTGGTCGGCGGCATGCTCGACGGACTGACCGTCTGGATGCGGAGCCACGGGTATGCCGACCTCGCCGCCTTCCGGGGCACGTTGCGCGAGCGCGTGCTCGGCGACGGCGAGGGCTTCGAACGCGCCCACTACGTCAAGGTTCTCTCTTCCAGCCACGAATGA
- the larB gene encoding nickel pincer cofactor biosynthesis protein LarB: protein MKRTRKPGQPPIEADLGFARLDLDRLRRRGIPEVIFGSGKTAAQLAAIVARLNEAGQNAFATRVTPEQAEVVRREIPDAVYEPVSRTLTRDVAPLPRLRGKVAILCAGTADIPVAEEAAVTATRLGARVERVYDVGVAGLHRLLRRLPVFSDARAVIVVAGMEGALPSVVAGLIDKPVIAVPTSVGYGTALNGLTALLAMTTSCASGVTVVNVDNGFGAGVAAALINRRS from the coding sequence ATGAAACGAACCCGTAAACCCGGCCAACCACCGATCGAAGCCGACCTCGGCTTTGCCCGACTCGACCTCGACCGCTTGCGGCGGCGGGGGATTCCGGAGGTTATCTTCGGTTCGGGCAAAACCGCCGCGCAGCTTGCCGCCATTGTGGCGCGGCTGAACGAAGCCGGGCAGAATGCCTTCGCGACACGTGTCACCCCGGAACAGGCCGAGGTGGTCCGACGCGAGATCCCCGACGCGGTTTACGAGCCGGTCAGCCGGACGCTGACACGCGACGTCGCCCCCCTCCCCCGGCTGCGCGGCAAGGTCGCGATCCTCTGCGCGGGAACCGCCGACATCCCGGTGGCAGAGGAAGCGGCTGTGACGGCGACCCGATTGGGCGCCCGCGTCGAACGGGTCTACGATGTGGGCGTAGCCGGCCTGCACCGGCTGCTGCGGCGGCTGCCGGTTTTTTCCGACGCCCGCGCCGTGATCGTGGTCGCCGGCATGGAAGGCGCGCTGCCCTCGGTTGTCGCGGGGCTGATTGACAAGCCGGTGATTGCCGTCCCCACCAGCGTCGGCTACGGCACGGCGCTCAACGGCCTCACCGCCCTCCTCGCCATGACCACCTCCTGTGCATCGGGCGTCACTGTGGTCAATGTTGATAATGGCTTTGGAGCCGGCGTGGCCGCCGCCTTGATCAACCGACGGTCCTGA